DNA from Carassius carassius chromosome 25, fCarCar2.1, whole genome shotgun sequence:
ATGGTGCTACAGCAAAATCAGAATTAAAGAAACTGGACAACATACAATCTAGAGCACTTAAGATCTGCTGTGGTGCAATAAGGTCAACCCCTCTAGAAATGGGAGAGAAGATAACAGAAAAGCTTGCAATGTATTGGGTTAATTTACAGGGTACTAATAAGAATCATCCTACAGACACAACTTTAAATGATTGTTGTGAATATAAAAAGAATGGAGGTAGTTTTGGATGAATGAACAGTGGGTCAAGGATTGTTGTCTGGAGAATGAAGTAATCTGTTCCAATATGCCTTTAAATAGGGTATCAGTTTGGAATACTCCTGAACCTGTTGTTGAAATTAGATTGTCGGAGGCCCGGGAAAAAGCAGAAGAACGATATACTAATAGTATATCTAACCCATAAAATcaatgtttttatgagagaaaatGTTTATCCTTTATACAGATCTATACAGATGGATCTAATGACCCAGTCAAACAAAAAGTTGGCATACAGTAGGAGTGTACATTCCAAGATTTAAGACGAGAATATGTTTaagattaaaagacaaattatctGTATATTCTACAGAATTAGTTGCTATAATAGTAGGATTTCAGTGAGTAGAAGAGATTAAGCCAAATAGGACTCAGACTGTAATTTGCTCAGATTCTTCATCAGCTCTTAAAAGTAAATTGTCAACAAAAACTTTTAGAGAAGACCTGCTAGTAGAAATTTATACATTACTGTATAGACTGAAAAAATGAGGGTATAATTGTATACTTTTGTTGGTTACATATCAGGTCAGTAGGAAATGAAAGAGCAGATAAGTTAGCAAATGAAGCATTAAAGAAAAACTTGGTGAATGTTAAGGTGCCTCTGTGAAGAAATTAGTTAAAATCACTAATTAATAGAGAAATAATAAGAGtatgggaataaaaaaaagatgGGAAAATAAATAGCAGCACAGGTTGGTGGtattataatattgtaaaatcaGTAGGCAAAAACAGTTTAATAGAACACAGAAAGGAAGAATGATTTCTAGATTAAGGATGTGTCACACAGGACTAAATTCAACACTTGCATTAATGGAGAAGCATGAATatggtgtgtgtgatgaatgtGATGTTTTTGAAACAGTAGAGCAAATGTAGTAAATATGAAGATCAGCGTAAcagtctttttaaaaatataaggaACAGGCCAGTGAGTGTTGTGGACCTTCTGGGAAAGGGTTTGAGCTGAAGCTTGGGCTGAATCTCTGGGGTGGGTAGGGAATTGCAATGGCCTTTTTTTTCTTGATATTAATACAGACTTATCACCCATGTGTGCAAGATATGCAGTAGGTGGCAGTAATACTCCTAAGGAGTTAACGGCCATTGaacagaaagaagaagaaaataatcaTACCAGAGTTTCACTTTGGAGCCAAGCGACAACATCGTTCTGCTCCCTCCAAGTGTCTTCAGTGAATTAGAGTCTCCAGTTACTGCTGAATCCTGACCTAACCAGATAAGGTTGTCTATTTAATTACTGTCACTGTGATATTGTTCATATTTTATCCAtacttatataaattaattttggtTATGAACAGGTTAAAAGCAACTGTTGTGGAGCAATGAAGGTTTATCAGAGCGTCCTGCTACTCTTCTGCTGCCAGTTCCTTCAAACTCTGggtaaacaaattttttttgtatttttatgtgattttttatttttatatttcatatattaaattaaattaaatttatgcatttagcagacacttttatccaaagccacttacagtgcattcaggctatcaatttttacctatcacacacacacacacacacacacacacacacacacacacacacacacacacacacacacacacacatatatatatatatatatatatatatatatatatatatatatataataaaatcatatttaaaagtcTCTGTATTTGCAATCACTGATACTTTGCACCCTGTTTTCACAGCTTTAGAGTGCTCTGTGATAAACGGTAACCTGAAGCAGATAGACGCTGGCTCTGGCTCAGTGGTTGGAGTGAACAATATTAATGAAGTGTTCGTTCTGATTGATAATGTCTTCACAAAGATCAGCGGGTCTCTAAAGCACGTCAGTGTTGGTCCTGCTGGTCAGCTGGGGGTTAACCAAGCAAACAACATCTTTAAGTTTCAGAGTGGCAGTTTCATTCAGTTTCCAGGTGAAGAGTAACAGAGAGCAAAATACAGACGAGCCTATTCAGCcagtttacatattttaaaatagccTTAAGATATCATCTTATTAAGGTTTTTATTAAACTGACCAAACTTTCATCCaactgttgattgtgttgttaggGCTTCTCAAACAGGTGGATGCTGGAGGTGATCAGATCATTGCAGGTGTCAATATGAATGATGACATATTCTGTTTAAATATGGATGCTAACAACAAATGGCCATCCAGCACCACTCCTTGGGTTCAACTTAATGGAAAGCTTAAGTACTACAGCTGTGGTCCGTACAGCTGTTGGGGAGTGAACCGCAATGACCAAATCTACATCATGAAGGTAAAGTCACAAATACAAATGCTTTAGTAAACCAGGTTTTTATAAAGTAGATATCATGTAAAGGTATAAAGACACTGGGGAGAAAgtagtaagaatttttttttacttgatgtgACTGTACAATGCATTGACGACTGTATTGTGTCTCTTTTGGTCTTGTGCAGGATGTGTCTAGCAATGTCTGTCCTGGGTCCAACAGTTTTAAGAATATTCCTGGACTTCTATCCATGATTGAAGTAGCCACTGATGGCAGCGTCTTTGGTGTCAACTATCAAGGGAACTTATACCAAAGGTGAGCTAAACAGTCATAACATTAAAGGTATTATGATCAATGATTAACTTGTCAAGcacaatttttaataaaaacctAAATGCTGCATTCAAGAAGACTTGTATTTTGTCTATTGCAGAACAGAAGTCACTCGCTCCAATCCCGAAGGCTCAGACTGGATCTCAATGGTTGCCTGTCCCAATGGTCACAAGCATGTGAGCTTTGACCTGGGAGTGCTGTGGGTCGTGTGTGTTGACGGCTCCATTCGTAAATGTTCTTTATAATCTGTCACTGCAGCAACAGAGGCTCAGTCATTGACCCTTTAAACATGGGGACACCCCCCACGAAACAATTCAAAATCTAATTACTAAGCAACCCCTGAATGGAATAATATAAATCAGGTATCATTTTAAAGGCTAGAATAATTTCGATCAACGAGTGCTGAGCAGTCCCTTTAAACCAAAGTGTACTGCAGGTGGGACGTCCCCCTCCACAACAATATTACTAATTATATTTTCAAACCACTGCTTTGATCAACAAAAATGGATATCATTTAAAAGCTTTACCATGAATGTAGCCACTTTGATTAAATCCGAAGTAGTGCCAAATTATTTGCTGATAAATGACAAAATTCTTATTCTTTTTTGGTGCTGTGTAATATCACGTAAATATATCACACAGCTCGGATAGTCATGTTTCATCATTTGAAAGGTCTCATTgagtaaaataaaacaagcataATTATTTGGGGCTTTGAATAAACTGGAGTTCGTTTTTGTACAAGAAGTCACCCACAGATCcatatgaaaataatatattgttgTCACCATTTTACTTCATAAAACATGATCAGATGAGCTTAACAAAAAGGCCTGTTTTGTTACAAAATACTTTAACTTTCGAATATTTTATGCTATCACCACAACATTTTTAACTAATACAGCTGACATGTTGGGGAACATCATATTATCTTATTTTTGTCCTGAGACTTTGAATGTCAAATAAGAtagatatgaaaaatgtatctaaatttcaaactcaaatgtttcattttttcagCTATTTCTCAGCAGGAAAATGTCCAAAGGAATTACCCCACTGAATGTACAGAAAGTTTTCTATCAAACGATACCAACCTTTTGACTCTACGGGCTTCAGTCTTTGAGTtacaagtcattatttttgtgtatgacattcagaaaaaacaacaacttcagCGAGGCGAAAATGGCCTCAGGGCTTAAAGGGTTAAGAAAGCATGCATTGACtataaactgaaataaagttttaattgttgttcaacagattttgactataaatcgAAATAACTTGTTTCAGCCAGTATTTTAAGAAAAGAACTGAACCATAATTTTGAATTACAtgaacagcaataataataagaaaaaaaaatgatacctTAAGTTTAAATAGTTCACTTGTAAAAACTAGTTGCAatgatttgatatattttaagttATGCTATAGTTTAAGTTAAGTTATGTTTTAAGGCTGTTAGTTATAGTGtatcatgtacagtacatatgtaAAGTAATGCAATAAAGTTTCTGttgtaaataaaaactaaaaaatgtaatgataaaaaacaacaataccaACATTTGTACATTTCTATAAAGTATTACTAGGTTCTAACACAtagtaaaatatgaaataataacaaaatttaagcttattccatttaaaaataaaaaagtatatagtaCATTAAAAAAGCCCATAATACCCTGCTACACAACTCAAAACATTAAGAAAATTAACTCTTCTCAATATGCTAGTGTAATCCACAATAGTCATTATCATTATGCTATAAATCTCTGTATAAAACATAACATCAACAAATCCAATTAatatcatcattgtattgcaaGTCTTCCACACACAAGGGTTTGGACAGACAGGCATGGACACATGGGGTGGGGGGCTTTTATGTTTTTAGGGGGGACAAATTGGGGAGTATATATgttcacaaaaacatttaaattaaacagaaaagcAAGCAGATGAGCATGATTTGGTGTGGCAGCCAATACAAATAATAACCATTTCCTTACCTTAATCCTGCGTTTGGACCTGACCGGTTGCAGAATAATGTGCTTCTGAAATTATGATATTCTTCAATATATGTAGTGTAGTAGTTGGCTTTCTCTGTGTCATATATGGCTGCTTGTCAAGCATTAAGTTGtatttaaattctgaataaaacatTGTAGGCTATAAAATATGCAAATTCTGCTCCCTTTAAATTTCTTAAAACTGTCACTCATTCACCATGATctaagaaagtaaaaaataaataaataaattccaatgAATGTGACTACACAATTAAACTTGGTGGGGGTGGTTTGGGTATGTGATTAAAACTGATGTCTGTGTGGTGGGGTCGTCCATGTATGGGTGCCATGGCCACCTCAGTTGGCTGATCCAGGTCTCTGTGAGCTAATTTAAGTCGATCAATCGAGACACACTCCGACCTCCCTCCTACATCAATAACGAATGTCTTGTCCGAAGAATCCAGAACCTGGAATGGTCCATCATTATGTCGAACGAACACAAACTTTGCAGACAACAGATCGCTGGGAAACCAAGTCTTGTGAAGGCCGTGCTGAGAAGTGGGCACTGGAATAAAAGTTGAGGCGAGGCTGTGCAGGGTAGGACAGTTAGGTGGGCCAGACCACGGGTTGTCGGTATCAGGAACAAAGTCACTGCCCATAAACCAGTTCCGCTGTACATGCAAGTAAATCCTCCTTAGGTGCCATATGAAGTCCCAGCAATACCCATGGGAGCCGTTCATACTAGTTGTCATCCTTCAAGGCAGCTCTCAGTGAATACTTCATGGTTCGGTGAAAACGTTCACACAGACCATTTGCTTGTGTGTGATAAGCTGTAATGTGATGAAGCTTAATGCAAAGACTACGCGCAACTGAAGCCCAAAGCTCAGAAAATAAAAGTTGAGCAATGTCTGTAGTTGACACAGACACCAAAGGAACCACTTCTGGCCACCTAGTAGTCCGATCCACCATCATGAGCAGGTGAGCGTACCCCCGAGACAACGGAAGAGGACCAACAAGGTCAGTGTTCACATGATCAAAATGTCGCTCCAGTATCTCAAAACACGCTAACGGTGCCATAACATGATGTTGTACTTTCGCTCTTTGACATGCAATGCATGAAGCAGGCCATGCTCTCACATCTTTCTTTAGGCTGCACCAGACAAATTTAGAAGCCATCAACTTTTGAGAAGCCTTCGTACCAGGATGTGACAAACCATGGATGACATAAAAAGCATGCCGTCTCCAGTTCTTGGGTAAAATGGGACAACCCAATGAAACATCACAAAGAAGTGAAACATCAGCCTTATCAAACATGACATCAGCCAATTTAAGGCTTGTGACTGCTGTCTTCAAGGACTGTACTTCCGGATCAGAACACTGGTGAGAACACCATCAGTTCGTAACAGTGAATGAAGAGGCattatatcgatcacaagtgcagtatggagtacctcaaggctcagcactagggccgctactcttcacgtttTATACGTtaaccttgggagatatcatcagaaaacacggtgttaactttcactgttatgctgatgatactcagctctatatttcttcgcagcccggcaaaacataccaatttgaaaaaaataacagaatgcatagtcgatataaaaaaaatggatgacgagtaatttcttactgctaaattctgaaaaaacagaggcattaattataggacctaaaaactctgcatgtcaTAACCTAGAGCGCTGTCTAAAACTTGATGGCTTGAtgtttaaaacgctatataaataaaggtgacttgacttttaacaagaattaatgcacagtcaaaccaacaattattcagacaccagatataattttttatatttttttattttactagtaagtgcaggacactataattaatttatgctagtgagtaaaacaaaataaagtgaactgtgacatattataacCAAAAATTCTTTATACAGTGGACTACTAgtgatattaataaaataaaataaaaaaaaaaacagcaaaagagaaaaaaaaataccttgacctgaccatgttttgctcatGTGTTTTTTCCTGAATTGTTAATGCtaacttttcacaccacagactgatcAGAATTAAGCATTGCTCGGTAATTGATCAACAAAGTactgatagttgtgtaaatattgtcatactaacagctgtcagaagttttggttgattgtaattcattacacacctttctatcaaagttagctgacattatcaagatgaatttgttct
Protein-coding regions in this window:
- the LOC132104795 gene encoding fish-egg lectin-like, producing MKVYQSVLLLFCCQFLQTLALECSVINGNLKQIDAGSGSVVGVNNINEVFVLIDNVFTKISGSLKHVSVGPAGQLGVNQANNIFKFQSGSFIQFPGLLKQVDAGGDQIIAGVNMNDDIFCLNMDANNKWPSSTTPWVQLNGKLKYYSCGPYSCWGVNRNDQIYIMKDVSSNVCPGSNSFKNIPGLLSMIEVATDGSVFGVNYQGNLYQRTEVTRSNPEGSDWISMVACPNGHKHVSFDLGVLWVVCVDGSIRKCSL